In Trifolium pratense cultivar HEN17-A07 linkage group LG7, ARS_RC_1.1, whole genome shotgun sequence, a genomic segment contains:
- the LOC123896340 gene encoding uncharacterized protein LOC123896340: protein MVFTFTSVRPPPPQKPPEPPDDQHRDYSRSNEDTIKVSFRDKVLGTKMHAVREKVDLIANNMAKIELVQGNRLMPMLHVEKMVMEDLSTPWKDALVVKLLGKNLGYNTMKNKLENIWKLMGGIELMDVRNAFYMVKFDGEEDKNKVINEGPWMIYDRYLMVRQWTPNFNASTAKIDKTMAWI, encoded by the coding sequence ATGGTTTTCACCTTTACATCAGTACGGCCGCCGCCGCCACAAAAGCCACCTGAACCACCAGATGACCAACACCGTGATTACTCAAGATCAAATGAAGACACCATCAAGGTGTCGTTTCGAGATAAGGTGCTGGGAACTAAAATGCATGCGGTTAGAGAAAAAGTTGATCTCATCGCGAACAACATGGCAAAGATTGAACTTGTACAAGGTAATCGTTTGATGCCTATGCTTCATGTGGAGAAGATGGTTATGGAAGATTTGAGTACACCTTGGAAGGATGCGCTAGTGGTTAAACTCCTCGGCAAAAATCTTGGATACAACACTATGAAGAACAAACTAGAGAACATTTGGAAACTCATGGGAGGAATTGAGTTAATGGACGTCAGAAATGCTTTTTACATGGTCAAGTTTGATGGAGAGGAAGACAAAAACAAAGTCATCAATGAAGGTCCATGGATGATATATGATCGTTATTTGATGGTGCGACAATGGACACCTAATTTTAATGCTTCCACCGCAAAGATTGACAAAACCATGGCGTGGATATGA